The genome window atttgaatattatgatCACAAATTTGAATATTGTAAAATGGTCAcaaatttgaaagaaaattgACCTCAAATATTATGATCACAAAAGATGATCCTGACTTAACATTTTACAATCCAAAACACTAGATCGTATCATGTTTATCCTCTTTTTCTTCTTAACGTTACACAACTCCAAAAACGCCATATCATGTTATATTTTGTAGTTATTTTCAGATCTAAACAATTAAATGCAACATGATCTACCcttcttttttcaaaaatcgaaACACTGGATTATCTGATATTATTAAATGATATTTTGGGTTATTTCCCCGACTCTGCTATTTTGATCATTGCTGATGTGGTTTGTGACATATGGAACCTTTTCTCGAATTAGTCCAAACtgttaaaatataagtataagattCATAAAGGAGTCtcctctaagagcatctccaagagcctcttcatttagcctcctaacttgagatttgaggagggagaggaaaaatgttgctccaagagactcttaagtggctcttaaatcactaagagcctcttgtttctctcttctctctcctcaaagttaagagccaccacattgctcctaacttattttttcacaataaaaaaatcttcacctccatctttccatctcttttgttatagtggagcccaatatatgaataaaatataaaatagagaaaagatgtaaagagtattgttggagtttacactcttaactttgtcctaaatcgCTAAGAgtcacatttttttatattatatttaggagccaacaaggaggctctcggagatgctctaacacctTTATAAGGTTTTAGAGGGAATGATTCTCTACATGGTATCATAGCTCTGATTTGGCGGAAGGTCTCGAGTTCGAGCCCCAGCCACCTCctatattctcacaatttaaaaatggacacgaaggcaatttatgccccaaagatgggcgctcgtgatccactcttcaacaCAAATAATGAtatttcgagtgagggggaatgttaaaatataagtataagatccatagaggtgcctcctctaacaccttaaggttttagagggaatggttctctacaCGAACTTATCGTcggtttgggagtgctgttaacaACTCAAACAGAGTATAAGGACACAAGAGACCAGAATTAATGCGACTTGATCAAATATATACTAGTTGATCAAATATGATCCATTAAGTGAATTTCATTGAAATGATTTCTAAGAGTTGTCTATTCCTTGTTAACTCCTCGTTTAATTCTGCAGTTTCTGCTTACATGTTACAGTTCAAagatttttcagaattttccGGAATTAATAAAATGCAGGAAGATGAGCGTGACGGAATAGTCCAATGATTTATCATCCGTCGTTCAAAAAAACGTGGGTACTTAAAGTCTGGTAACAATCAAGATGAGTAAAAGATTCTATTCAAATATATACTACAAGTCTTCATACATCCCTGTCAAAACAAAAGTCTTCATCAGATCAACTTGTTTAGACACTGTCACATCTCACTAAACCATTTCTTAATTGACAAAACACAGACAAGCTAGTGAAAAGAATGAAATAATCAGTTTTTTCTCGTAAACTAGAGCAAAGTATAAATTGGTGGCCgaaatttatctattttttttattcagaatttaaaatttgcaaTAAAATGACCATATATTGTTTTAATTCATCGAAAAGGTGGCTAAGGACtacttttttgataaaaaaaaaatattagtatttttCTCAGAAAAGTTATCCTTATTAGCCAATTCCTTTgaaacataaaatcaatatctGTCCACCTATTGGTAAATTTAATATTCTAGCATCAAAAATGCAAAAGCGGATAAAATTCGGCCACCACTTTAAATTTTACtccataatttatcaaaatatattacatgCAGAAAATCAGTTTTTGTTAAAGTCTAGGCTTCACATGTTGATCATCTTTATACTCAGTTGACATACTGATCTAGACAagctatttttaattttttatgttgaTCTGTTATTTTTCCATGCAAATTTAAAATTGTCAAGTTGACAGAAAAGGTTGGTTCTTGTATTCACATGTGAGGACTGACTAAGCTCAAAGCCTCTAACCTACCCTTGTCTACATGTAATGCCAAGCTGATTTCAAGGTCATTTTGGCAATTGCACTTGGCAAGAATAGTCAAAGTCAACTTAATTTGTGATTTCCTTCCTGCTTCATCTTTTTTATGTAATTAGTTAATTTCTTTGTTGTGGGACAGAAttgattaaactaaatatattcCTTTACATATGAGTACTAGATCACAAAGGAACAAGTGAGCAACCAAACATATAAAGAAATGGCTGTATTTCAGAAACCTCTTGTTCTTCTGCTATTTCATGGTCTTTTCATATCTGTACTCATACAAAGTGTAACATCATCACCAAGAACTGAGGCAGAAGCTCTTGTTAAATGGAAGAACACCTTATTACCATCGGCTTCTCTCGATTCTTGGTCCTTAAGCAATCTCAGGAAGCTTTGTAACTGGACTGGCATTACCTGCAATGCTGCAGGTACAGTTGCAGAGATCAACATTTCTGGTCTAGAACTGAATGGTACTCTTGCACGCTTCAATTTCTCGGCGTTTCCTAGCCTCACTTCCTTGGATATGAGCAGCAACCTCCTTTGGGATGGTATACCAGTAGAGATTGGAAATCTGACAGAGCTTGAGTACTTGAGTTTCGACGACAACTATCTAACTGGTACTATTCCTTACCAAATTAGTCATCTTCAGAAGTTGCAATATTTAGACTTGGGATCAAATTACTTGCTTAATCCAAACTGGTCTTTGTTCCTGGACATGCCACTTCTGACACAGCTCAATTTATACTACAATAACATTTCTTTAGAATTTCCATCTTTTATAATTGGCTCTAGGAACTTGAGTTTTCTTGATCTGTCACAGAATCAGTTGACAGGCTCCATACCTGAATCAGTGTTTACCCATTTGACTAATCTTGAAGTTCTTAATCTTAATGATAATTTGTTGGAAGGGCCATTGCCAAGAAATATTTCCAAGCTTTCCCAGTTAACAGAACTTCACCTAGGAAAGAATATGTTCTCAGGATCAATTCCTGACAGTATAGGTCTTTTACATAAACTTCAAGTTCTTGAACTGTATACCAATGGATTTGGGGGGAAGATTCCTTCTTCTTTGGGTCAACTTAGGGAGCTTCAAAGACTTGATCTCAATCAAAACTCTTTGAACTCTAGTATTCCTCCTGAGCTTGGATTGTGTACCAATCTTAGCTACTTGGCTTTCGCTGAGAATTTGCTTACAGGCCCTTTGCCTTTGTCATTCTCGAATCTTACACGTATATCTGAACTAGGCATATCAGATAATCTGCTGTCTGGTGAGCTATTACCTGAGTTCATTAGCAACTGGACTGAATTGACATCACTGCAGATGCAAAACAATACCTTTGTTGGTAACATTCCTCCTGAAATTGGTATGTTAACAAATCTTACGTACCTCTATCTGTATGATAATAATCTCACAGGGGCAATTCCCAGAGAGATTGGGAACTTGAGTCAGCTTTTTAAATTAGACCTGTCAGGAAACCATCTATCAGATTTTATTCCAGGAACAATTGGGAACCTCTCCAATTTGGTACTCTTACATTTGCATTTCAATAATCTTAGTGGAACAATTCCACCTGAGATTGGAAAATTAGCACTGCTGGAAGTTCTTGATCTCAACACTAATCAATTGCATGGACAGGTGCCTGATTCTATTGCTGAATTAAGTAACTTGCAGACGCTTTCTGTTTTTACCAATAATTTGTCTGGCAGCATTCCGAAGGACTTGGGAAAAAAGAGTATCAATTTGTCCTATATTGGATTTTCCAACAACAGCTTCTCTGGAGCATTGCCAGAAGGGTTGTGTAGCGGTTTTTCCCTAGAAAGGGTTTCGGTgaatggaaacaatttttcagGGCATTTGCCAATGTGCCTGAGAAATTGCTCTAACTTGTCCAGAGTTCGTCTTGATAACAACCATTTCTCTGGAAATGTTTCTGAAGCGTTTGGATATCATCCTAATCTTAGTTTCATTACTCTCAATGACAATGAGTTTACAGGTGAACTCACATCCCAGTGGGGAAAATGTGAAAATCTTACAAACATTGAGATGTCAAGAAACAAAATTTCAGGTGTGGTCCCTATCGAGCTTGGAAACTTAAAGAATTTGCAAGCTTTGCAACTGGATTCAAATGAGTTGACAGGTGAGATTCCAGCTGAATTAGGAAATTTGGTCCTGTTGTTGAAACTCAACTTGAGCAATAATCATTTGACCGGAGAAATTCCTCAGAATGTAGGCAAACTATCAAAGCTCAACCAACTTGATTTGTCTACAAACAAATTGAAAGGAAGCATTCCAAAGGAGCTTGGGAATTGTGAGAGCTTACTGAGCCTGAACTTAAGGCAGAACAATTTTTCAGAAAAGATACCTTCTGAACTCGGCAATTTGGGTCAGTTGCAAATAAACATGGACCTGAGTAGCAATTCACTTTCAGGCACCATCCCTTCTACCTTTGGTAAACTGAAGTTTTTAGAGAATTTAAATCTTTCACACAATCATCTGTCAGGTAGAATTTTTGGTTCATTCTCTACTGATCTGTCGAGTTTGCAAATGATTGATTTGTCTTACAATAACTTGTCCGGCCCTATACCCTTGCTCCAACAACAAGTGAAGAAATTTTTCAATGAAAATTCACTTTTGTGTGGAGATGCAAACGGCTTGTCACCGTGTCCATCTACCACTTCCAAGTCATCCAAAAAATCTGATTCCAGTAAGAAAGTCATCATTGGTGTCGTTGTTGCAGTGGTCAGCCTCTTAGTTCTTGTTATTATCATTGTTGGATGTTTTCTGTGTCGTAAGAAGCCCAATAAAACTGATGTTGAGAGAACCAATTCAGAGAAATTTGAGTCAATGATTTGGGAAAGAAAAGGAAAGTTTACCTTTGGAGATATCGTAAAGGCTACTGAAGATTTCAGTGAAAGGTACTGCATTGGAAGAGGAGGATTTGGAACTGTGTATAAGGCCGATTTGTTTAATGGTGAGATTGTAGCAGTTAAAAGGCTCAATATTACAGATTCCAGTGATGCTACAGCAAATAATCGGTGGAGCTTTGAGAATGAGATTCGGACCTTGACAGAAGTTAGGCACCGTAATATCATCAAACTCCACGGATTCTGCTCCATGGACAATTGCCTTTACCTGGCATATGAATATGTCGAGAGAGGCAGCTTGGGGAAGTTGTTATATAGTGATGAGGGGGCTAATTTAAGCTGGGCTTCAAGGGTAAAGATTGTTATAGGATTGGCTCATGCACTTTCTTACTTGCATCATGATTGTTCTCCACCTATTGTGCATAGAGATGTGTCATTGAATAATATCTTGCTCGAGTCAGACCTTGAGCCGCGGCTCTCAGATTTTGGCACTGCAAGGTTGCTGAACACAGATTCATCAAACTGGACAAATGTTGCAGGGTCTTATGGTTACATGGCTCCAGGTACATATTTTCATCTCACTATCATTTGTGCATACTTTTTTAAGTTTCTCAATGCTAAACACATAATCACTAAcaagcatttttatttttcatgtgCAGAACTTGCCTTGAGCATGCTAGTGACAGCAAAATCAGATGTTTATAGCTTTGGAATCGTTGCGTTGGAGGTTATGATGGGAAGGCACCCCGGGGAGCTCCTTCCAACTCTGTCCAGTGACACAGACGTCGCTTCAAATAATTTACTTGACAAAAGGCTTCCACCTCCGACAGAGAATATAGCAGATGAAGTGAAATTTGTTGTCAGGGCAGCACTAGCATGCACACGTACCACACCAGAGGCACGACCTACTATGCGTTCTGTGGCAAAAGAGCTCACAGGAAGAACTCAGACATACATGACTGAACCATACAGTCTTGAGTTGCATGAAGCCAAGTAGAATTCCAAGGTTTCAGATGTAGATGATATTGTGTTAAGTTATCACCACAATCTTGTAATTGTGAAGTCTAAACAAGTGGCAACACTTGAGCCTTGAGAATtatttagcaaagtttatatGTTGCATTCCATTGAATTTATGCTAACTACCTTCATTACATGGTATGTCTTGAGTGATAATTATTGATCATAGTACATATGTTTCGATTTCATTACTCCTTCAAATGTCCCAGAAGGCCTCATACTAATAGAGTTCTTTGGGTGCTTATATtcagacaaattttttttatctttacgATGTAGGACTTGggttgattattattattattgtgtgATTAGTTAGCAACTACTGCAATAGTCTACTAagactatattttaaaactacAGAGATTAAGTCATTAATCTGGTAGTTAGTTTACTGCAATTGGGTTATTAGGTATGCCAAATGACAGCATCGATGTTTGTATAAGTCTTGATGGGTTGACATTTTGATCTGAAAAGGCTTACTGATGTTTACAGATGAATTTCCAGTGTTGCTTCTCTACATAATATATTTGTGGAAAAATTTGTAGTAGTCAAGTGGAAATAAGGAATTGCTCCTTCTATTCACATGTGAGGACTGACTATAAGTAAAGTCAGCTTAGTTTGTTTTATTTCTGGAAAAAATTTCTATAAATCCcaaaattttatccaacataCTCAAGAAATACAGAAACAAAGTAGAAAGCCAGACATAGAAAGGAATGGGAATAGTTCAGAAGCCTCTTGTTCTGCTACTATTTCATGTTCTTTTCATCTCTGTACTTGCACTAAATATAACATCATCACCAACAACTGAAGCAGAAGCTCTTGTTGAATGGAAGAACAGTTTATCACCTTCTTCTTCACTTGATTCTTGGTCCTTAAACAATGTGAAGAAACTTTGTAGATGGACTGGCATTACATGCAATATTGCAGGACGAGTCTCGAAGCTCAACATTTCCAGTCAGAAACTCAGTGGAACACTTGCTCACTTCAGTTTCTCTTTGTTTCCAAAACTCACTTTCTTGGACTTGAGCAGCAACAACTTTTCAGGGGGTATACCCGCGGAGATTGGAAATCTAACACACCTTCAGTACCTCAACTTCGACGACAACTATCTCAATGGTATCATTCCTTACCAAATTAGTCATCTTCAGAAGTTAAAATTTCTAGACTTGGGATCAAACAACTTGCTTAATCCAAACTGggaaaaaatttcaaacatgCCATCTTTGACACACCTCAACCTATACTACAATGAACTTGCTTTGGAATTCCCATCTTTCATAATTAGTTCGAGGAAGTTAACTTTTCTTGATTTATCACAGAATATGTTAACAGGGTCCATACCTGAATCAATGTTTACCAACTTAGCTAATCTTGAAGTTCTCagtttaaaagataatttatttcaaGGTTCACTTCCAAAGACACTAGCCAATCTTTCCAAGCTAAAGGAACTTCACCTTGGAAGGAATAACTTCTCAGGGTCTATTCCTGACAGTATAGGTCTTCTACATAAACTTCAGGTTCTTGAATTGGACCGAAATTCATTTGTAGGACATATTCCGTCTTCTATAGGTCGACTGAGGAAGCTTCAAACACTAAATCTTGATGAAAATTCTCTGAACTCTAGTATACCTCCCGAGCTTGGATCGTGTACCAAGCTCACCTTCTTGGCTCTTGCTGTGAATTTGCTAACTGGAACATTGCCTTTGTCCTTTTCAAATCTTAAACAGATATCTGAACTAGGTCTATCGGATAATTTCCTGTCTGGTGAGCTCTCACCTCATTTCATTAGCAACTGGACTAAGTTAACATCACTGCAGGTTCAAAACAATAACTTCACCGGAACTATTTTTCCTGAAATTGGTATGTTGGCAAATCTTACATACCTGTTTCTGTATGGTAATAGCCTCACAGGACCTATTCCTCGTGAGATTGGGAATTTGAAAGAGCTTCTGAAATTAGACCTGTCGGGAAACCATCTAGCAGGTTCAATTCCATCAACAATTGGGAATCTCACCAGTTTGGTGACTTTAAATTTGTTCAACAACATTCTTAGCGGACCTATTCCACCTGAGATTGGTAAATTAGCCCTGCTGGAAACTCTTGATCTTAACAATAACCAATTGTATGGAGAGGTTCCTGATTCCATTGTTGACTTGAGTAACTTGCAGGCATTGGTTTTATTTAACAATAGATTATCTGGAAGCATTCCGAAGAATTTGGGAATAAATAGTCCCCACTTGTCATTTGTTGGCTTTTCTAAGAACAGTTTCTCTGGGGCATTGCCAGAAGGATTGTGTAGTGGCTTCGCTTTTGAAGATTTGTCAGTAAATGAAAACAATTT of Daucus carota subsp. sativus chromosome 3, DH1 v3.0, whole genome shotgun sequence contains these proteins:
- the LOC108212925 gene encoding MDIS1-interacting receptor like kinase 2-like, with the translated sequence MAVFQKPLVLLLFHGLFISVLIQSVTSSPRTEAEALVKWKNTLLPSASLDSWSLSNLRKLCNWTGITCNAAGTVAEINISGLELNGTLARFNFSAFPSLTSLDMSSNLLWDGIPVEIGNLTELEYLSFDDNYLTGTIPYQISHLQKLQYLDLGSNYLLNPNWSLFLDMPLLTQLNLYYNNISLEFPSFIIGSRNLSFLDLSQNQLTGSIPESVFTHLTNLEVLNLNDNLLEGPLPRNISKLSQLTELHLGKNMFSGSIPDSIGLLHKLQVLELYTNGFGGKIPSSLGQLRELQRLDLNQNSLNSSIPPELGLCTNLSYLAFAENLLTGPLPLSFSNLTRISELGISDNLLSGELLPEFISNWTELTSLQMQNNTFVGNIPPEIGMLTNLTYLYLYDNNLTGAIPREIGNLSQLFKLDLSGNHLSDFIPGTIGNLSNLVLLHLHFNNLSGTIPPEIGKLALLEVLDLNTNQLHGQVPDSIAELSNLQTLSVFTNNLSGSIPKDLGKKSINLSYIGFSNNSFSGALPEGLCSGFSLERVSVNGNNFSGHLPMCLRNCSNLSRVRLDNNHFSGNVSEAFGYHPNLSFITLNDNEFTGELTSQWGKCENLTNIEMSRNKISGVVPIELGNLKNLQALQLDSNELTGEIPAELGNLVLLLKLNLSNNHLTGEIPQNVGKLSKLNQLDLSTNKLKGSIPKELGNCESLLSLNLRQNNFSEKIPSELGNLGQLQINMDLSSNSLSGTIPSTFGKLKFLENLNLSHNHLSGRIFGSFSTDLSSLQMIDLSYNNLSGPIPLLQQQVKKFFNENSLLCGDANGLSPCPSTTSKSSKKSDSSKKVIIGVVVAVVSLLVLVIIIVGCFLCRKKPNKTDVERTNSEKFESMIWERKGKFTFGDIVKATEDFSERYCIGRGGFGTVYKADLFNGEIVAVKRLNITDSSDATANNRWSFENEIRTLTEVRHRNIIKLHGFCSMDNCLYLAYEYVERGSLGKLLYSDEGANLSWASRVKIVIGLAHALSYLHHDCSPPIVHRDVSLNNILLESDLEPRLSDFGTARLLNTDSSNWTNVAGSYGYMAPELALSMLVTAKSDVYSFGIVALEVMMGRHPGELLPTLSSDTDVASNNLLDKRLPPPTENIADEVKFVVRAALACTRTTPEARPTMRSVAKELTGRTQTYMTEPYSLELHEAK
- the LOC108212926 gene encoding probable leucine-rich repeat receptor-like protein kinase At1g35710, with translation MGIVQKPLVLLLFHVLFISVLALNITSSPTTEAEALVEWKNSLSPSSSLDSWSLNNVKKLCRWTGITCNIAGRVSKLNISSQKLSGTLAHFSFSLFPKLTFLDLSSNNFSGGIPAEIGNLTHLQYLNFDDNYLNGIIPYQISHLQKLKFLDLGSNNLLNPNWEKISNMPSLTHLNLYYNELALEFPSFIISSRKLTFLDLSQNMLTGSIPESMFTNLANLEVLSLKDNLFQGSLPKTLANLSKLKELHLGRNNFSGSIPDSIGLLHKLQVLELDRNSFVGHIPSSIGRLRKLQTLNLDENSLNSSIPPELGSCTKLTFLALAVNLLTGTLPLSFSNLKQISELGLSDNFLSGELSPHFISNWTKLTSLQVQNNNFTGTIFPEIGMLANLTYLFLYGNSLTGPIPREIGNLKELLKLDLSGNHLAGSIPSTIGNLTSLVTLNLFNNILSGPIPPEIGKLALLETLDLNNNQLYGEVPDSIVDLSNLQALVLFNNRLSGSIPKNLGINSPHLSFVGFSKNSFSGALPEGLCSGFAFEDLSVNENNFSGTLPMCLRNCSKLNRVRLDENRFSGNVSEAFGFHPSLVFISLSGNKFTGELSSEWGKCKNLTNMVMSRNKISGAIPAELGNLKQLQDLQLESNELTGKIPTELGNLVFLLKLDVSNNHLTGEIPQSLGKLSKLQHLDLSTNKMEGSIPKELGNCVSLLSLSLGQNSFSEEIPSELGNLSQLQIIMDLSSNSLSGTIPSDLGNLKLLKNFNLSQNHLSGPIFSSLSTDMSSLQTIDFSYNNLSGPIPLFQRDMEEYFIGNSLLCGDAIGLSPCLSSAFMQVQ